A single region of the Solwaraspora sp. WMMD791 genome encodes:
- a CDS encoding RNA polymerase-binding protein RbpA, whose product MASAHTIRGSRIGASPARPTERAQPAPRRQTTYWCANDHTVQISLAVDAATPETWECPRCGLPAGQDQQNPPARPRTEPYKSHLAYVKERRSDADAEAILAEALAAVRARRGEV is encoded by the coding sequence ATGGCGAGTGCTCACACGATCCGGGGCAGCCGGATCGGTGCCAGCCCGGCCCGGCCGACCGAGCGGGCGCAACCGGCGCCCCGGCGGCAGACGACCTACTGGTGCGCCAACGACCACACGGTGCAGATCAGCCTCGCCGTGGACGCGGCCACCCCGGAGACCTGGGAGTGCCCGCGCTGCGGGCTGCCCGCCGGGCAGGACCAGCAGAACCCGCCGGCCCGGCCGCGGACCGAGCCGTACAAGTCGCACCTGGCGTACGTCAAGGAACGTCGCAGCGACGCCGACGCCGAGGCGATCCTCGCCGAGGCGCTCGCCGCGGTCCGCGCCCGACGCGGCGAGGTCTGA
- a CDS encoding sulfotransferase domain-containing protein, whose translation MINQTLTYAKHHTPDPVRVAARWAMLETQNARSRLTVPVAARCEYDNVYHCTVRKTASQWVKSLLSDPVVYRYSGLLPFDQRVSRRRYPNAVPTGRIVSSLFISRYGFDDLPKPEKYRAFFIQRDPRDVVVSSYFSLRSSHTPMGDVLLHRKVLQELPAKEGLLYVIDHLTKVNLFSAMRSWVVAPSTETVRLFRYEDLVGERQADEFDQLLRHCGIAIPPAELTALLDRHGFSRMRKKRREAGPTAHYRKGKAGDWLNHFDDDTHDAFVAATGNLVELCGYPSREESLRARDASQ comes from the coding sequence TTGATCAACCAGACCTTGACGTACGCCAAGCATCACACGCCCGATCCCGTACGCGTGGCCGCGCGGTGGGCCATGCTGGAGACGCAGAACGCGAGAAGTCGTCTCACGGTCCCGGTGGCCGCCCGGTGCGAATACGACAACGTCTACCACTGCACGGTGCGCAAGACCGCCAGTCAGTGGGTCAAATCGCTGCTCAGCGACCCGGTGGTCTATCGCTATTCGGGGTTGTTGCCGTTTGACCAGCGGGTCAGCCGACGGCGTTACCCGAACGCCGTTCCGACCGGCCGTATCGTTTCCTCACTGTTCATCTCCCGCTACGGGTTCGACGACCTGCCCAAGCCGGAGAAGTACCGCGCGTTCTTCATCCAGCGGGACCCGCGCGACGTCGTCGTGTCGAGCTACTTCTCGCTGCGCAGCTCCCACACCCCGATGGGCGACGTCCTGCTGCACCGCAAGGTCCTCCAAGAGCTACCCGCCAAGGAAGGGCTGCTGTACGTCATCGATCACCTGACGAAGGTGAACCTGTTCTCCGCCATGCGCTCGTGGGTGGTCGCGCCGAGCACGGAGACCGTTCGGTTGTTCCGCTACGAGGATCTCGTCGGCGAGCGGCAGGCGGACGAGTTCGATCAGCTGCTGCGGCACTGCGGTATTGCCATCCCCCCGGCCGAGCTGACCGCGTTGCTCGACCGGCACGGCTTCTCCCGGATGCGTAAGAAGCGCCGGGAGGCCGGCCCGACCGCCCACTACCGCAAGGGCAAAGCGGGGGACTGGCTCAACCATTTCGACGACGACACCCACGATGCCTTCGTGGCGGCCACCGGCAACCTCGTTGAGCTCTGCGGCTACCCGAGCCGGGAGGAGTCGCTCCGCGCGCGTGACGCGTCGCAGTGA
- a CDS encoding helix-turn-helix transcriptional regulator, whose product MARAPRTRKAPANPAMSPTVQAMELGIRLRERREELGMTAVGVGRSSGITQAYVSGVEIGKVKLPADRLAQLVKIYEIDDQEATELEALRVGAMARAWWHTYKQLFPAEFLRFLGYEAGADHVRTYQSELIDGLLQTEVYARAILRGGNTYVRLTETEQRVEVRMARQRRLAEDPPLRITAIFGEGAIRQQVGGPAVMRAQLDHLADLMTRRPEQFQIHIVPYSAGAYPALGAPFQILSFPSTRVPDLVWQEVLTSSDIIDQSTRVADYTITFGETLERALSFKESLALIRQVAQEMA is encoded by the coding sequence ATGGCACGTGCACCGAGGACCCGCAAGGCACCCGCCAACCCCGCCATGTCGCCCACCGTGCAGGCGATGGAGCTCGGTATCCGACTGCGCGAGCGTCGCGAGGAGTTGGGCATGACCGCTGTCGGCGTCGGCCGCAGCAGCGGCATCACCCAGGCGTACGTCTCCGGAGTGGAGATCGGCAAGGTCAAACTCCCCGCCGACCGGCTCGCCCAGCTCGTCAAGATCTACGAGATCGACGACCAGGAGGCGACCGAGCTGGAAGCGCTGCGGGTCGGTGCGATGGCCCGCGCCTGGTGGCACACGTACAAGCAGCTCTTCCCGGCCGAGTTCCTGCGCTTCCTCGGCTACGAGGCCGGCGCCGACCACGTCCGCACCTACCAGAGCGAGCTGATCGACGGCCTGCTGCAGACCGAGGTGTACGCCCGTGCGATCCTGCGCGGCGGCAACACCTACGTCCGGCTCACCGAAACCGAGCAGCGCGTCGAGGTGCGGATGGCCCGCCAGCGCCGGCTCGCCGAGGACCCGCCCCTGCGGATCACGGCGATCTTCGGCGAAGGTGCGATCCGGCAGCAGGTCGGCGGCCCAGCGGTGATGCGCGCCCAGCTCGACCACCTGGCCGACCTGATGACCCGGCGCCCGGAGCAGTTCCAGATCCACATCGTTCCGTACTCGGCCGGCGCCTACCCGGCGCTCGGTGCGCCGTTCCAGATCCTGTCGTTCCCGTCGACCCGGGTGCCGGATCTGGTCTGGCAGGAGGTGCTGACCTCCAGCGACATCATCGACCAGTCCACCCGGGTCGCCGACTACACGATCACCTTCGGGGAGACGCTGGAGCGGGCGTTAAGCTTCAAGGAGTCCCTCGCCCTGATCCGCCAGGTCGCCCAGGAGATGGCATGA
- a CDS encoding DUF397 domain-containing protein: MTEHTPTRGWFKSTRSANNAACVEVRLSADTIGVRDSKDVSGPALAFDPAAWTGFLTTLKAAAPGS, translated from the coding sequence ATGACCGAGCACACCCCCACCCGTGGCTGGTTCAAGTCCACGCGCAGCGCGAACAACGCCGCCTGCGTCGAGGTCCGGCTCAGTGCCGACACCATCGGCGTACGCGACTCCAAGGACGTCAGCGGCCCGGCGCTCGCCTTCGACCCCGCCGCCTGGACCGGCTTCCTCACCACCCTCAAGGCCGCCGCGCCGGGCTCGTAG
- a CDS encoding ATP-binding cassette domain-containing protein, protein MLDALTQGYGKSTIINDLSVTLQPGITALLGPNGAGKTTLLRTLATVMPPRNGRIRIDDFEIDDERSARKIRDRIGYLPQDFGFDPLMRVVDFVTYAAWMRGVPAGQWRQAVDETLEMVDLADRRRSRMRSLSGGMRQRAGIAWAIVGRPQVVLLDEPTVGLDPRQRLQFRKIIAELRDTVVVLSTHLIDDVAAVCDRVIVMHGGSAQFDGSVTELAALGHDGLPGHSPLERAYMHLLPEGERSL, encoded by the coding sequence GTGCTCGATGCGCTGACCCAGGGCTATGGGAAGTCGACCATCATCAACGACCTCAGCGTCACGCTGCAGCCCGGGATCACCGCGCTGTTGGGCCCCAACGGCGCGGGAAAGACAACCTTGCTGCGGACGCTGGCAACCGTCATGCCACCACGCAACGGCCGGATCCGCATCGACGACTTCGAGATCGACGACGAGCGGTCGGCCCGCAAGATCAGAGACCGCATCGGCTATCTACCGCAGGACTTCGGGTTCGACCCGCTGATGAGGGTCGTCGACTTTGTGACCTATGCGGCCTGGATGCGTGGGGTGCCGGCGGGCCAGTGGCGGCAAGCGGTCGACGAGACGTTGGAGATGGTCGACCTGGCTGACCGACGCCGCTCGAGGATGCGCAGTCTCTCCGGCGGTATGCGCCAGCGCGCCGGCATCGCATGGGCGATCGTCGGACGTCCGCAGGTGGTGCTGCTCGACGAGCCCACCGTCGGCCTGGACCCACGCCAACGACTCCAGTTCCGCAAGATCATCGCAGAGTTGCGGGACACGGTGGTGGTGCTCAGCACCCACCTCATCGACGATGTCGCGGCCGTCTGCGACCGGGTGATCGTGATGCATGGTGGATCGGCACAGTTCGACGGTTCGGTCACCGAGTTGGCGGCGCTGGGCCACGACGGGCTCCCGGGGCACTCCCCGCTGGAGCGGGCGTACATGCATCTACTGCCCGAAGGAGAGCGAAGCCTGTGA
- a CDS encoding aminoglycoside phosphotransferase family protein, producing MAERDFARARFMPSGSRYDVGGSGLAVPAELAASHATYFGEAGRAWIAALPHLAAATMDRWGLRPDGPASCGAIALVLPVVQADGSPAMLKLQPIDEETVGEPVALRAWGGDGAVRLLRHDAHSGTMLLERLDADRTLAVVPDDLTALRILSQLLARLTSVAAPPAVRRLADVAAGMLDRVPQALVRLPAADHPLIRRCAAAVQELLPEAGDRLLHWDLHYDNVLASRTDSSGFGSAASDSREPWLAIDPKPLAGDPCFELLPALHNRWDDVVATGDVPRAVRRRFDLTTEILGVDRERSVSWTLGRVLQNLLWESEAGGQAWHSAPDRAIARTLLRER from the coding sequence ATGGCTGAACGTGACTTCGCGCGAGCCCGGTTCATGCCGTCGGGCAGCAGATACGATGTCGGCGGATCGGGCCTTGCCGTCCCGGCGGAGCTGGCCGCATCTCACGCTACCTACTTCGGTGAGGCCGGGCGGGCCTGGATCGCGGCGTTGCCGCACCTGGCGGCAGCCACCATGGACCGGTGGGGGCTGCGCCCTGACGGGCCGGCGAGCTGCGGTGCGATCGCCCTCGTGCTGCCCGTCGTACAGGCCGACGGGTCGCCGGCCATGCTGAAGCTGCAGCCGATCGACGAGGAGACCGTCGGCGAGCCGGTGGCGCTGCGGGCCTGGGGCGGCGACGGCGCGGTCCGACTCCTACGGCACGACGCACACTCCGGCACGATGCTGCTGGAACGACTCGACGCCGACCGTACCCTGGCAGTCGTCCCCGACGACCTGACCGCCCTGCGGATCCTCAGCCAGCTCCTCGCCCGGCTGACCTCGGTGGCCGCGCCGCCCGCCGTACGCCGCCTCGCCGATGTCGCCGCCGGCATGCTCGACCGGGTGCCGCAGGCGCTGGTACGGCTACCCGCCGCCGACCACCCGCTCATCCGGCGGTGCGCGGCAGCCGTCCAGGAGTTGCTGCCGGAGGCCGGTGACCGACTACTGCACTGGGATCTGCACTACGACAACGTCCTCGCGTCCCGGACCGACTCGTCCGGGTTCGGCTCGGCCGCGTCCGACAGTCGAGAGCCGTGGCTGGCGATCGACCCGAAGCCACTCGCAGGCGACCCCTGCTTCGAACTTCTCCCCGCCCTGCACAACCGGTGGGACGACGTGGTAGCCACCGGCGACGTGCCGCGTGCGGTCCGGAGACGCTTCGACCTGACGACCGAGATACTGGGCGTCGACCGGGAGCGGTCGGTCAGTTGGACGCTTGGTCGCGTACTGCAGAACCTGCTCTGGGAGTCCGAAGCCGGCGGCCAGGCGTGGCACAGCGCGCCCGACCGCGCCATCGCCCGTACCCTGCTGCGCGAGCGGTGA
- a CDS encoding aminoglycoside phosphotransferase family protein has product MDHVEVEVTAELVRGLLRDQYPDLADRPVRLAARGWDNQMWRLGEDLAVRLPWATGSADALLLKEYAWLPALAPHLPLPVPVPQRLGEPTARFPRPWLVTTWVPGTPADRAPVTRARAAAESLAAFLSALHRPAPDSAPTGSGGGRGGPLADHTDQFTHGLAEVTERGLIDDPEAVHAVWRDAVAAPGWSGPALWLHADLHPANILTADGTICGVVDFGDLCAGDPAYDLAAGWILLPDDSIDHFYAAYQPILDAATKRRARGWAMARALGGILIGDAGLHGRPAGKPTWGPPAHAALRRLIDTAR; this is encoded by the coding sequence GTGGACCACGTCGAGGTCGAGGTCACCGCGGAGCTGGTCCGGGGTCTGCTCCGCGACCAGTATCCCGATCTCGCCGACCGGCCGGTCCGGCTGGCTGCGCGGGGCTGGGACAACCAGATGTGGCGCCTCGGTGAGGATCTCGCCGTCCGGCTGCCGTGGGCGACCGGGTCGGCGGACGCGCTGCTACTCAAGGAGTACGCCTGGCTGCCCGCCTTGGCACCGCATCTACCGTTGCCGGTCCCCGTACCGCAGCGGCTCGGCGAGCCCACCGCACGGTTCCCTCGGCCCTGGCTCGTCACCACCTGGGTGCCGGGTACCCCCGCCGACCGCGCCCCGGTCACCCGAGCCCGGGCGGCTGCTGAGTCCCTGGCAGCGTTCCTGTCCGCGCTGCACCGACCCGCTCCCGACAGCGCACCCACGGGCAGCGGTGGCGGTCGGGGTGGGCCGTTGGCAGACCACACCGACCAGTTCACCCACGGACTCGCCGAGGTCACCGAGCGTGGGCTGATCGACGACCCGGAGGCCGTCCACGCTGTCTGGCGGGACGCGGTCGCCGCACCAGGATGGTCGGGTCCGGCGCTGTGGCTGCACGCGGACCTGCACCCGGCGAACATTCTCACCGCCGACGGCACCATCTGCGGCGTCGTCGACTTCGGCGACCTCTGTGCGGGCGATCCGGCGTACGACCTGGCTGCCGGATGGATCCTGCTTCCGGACGACAGCATCGACCACTTCTACGCGGCGTACCAGCCGATTCTGGACGCCGCGACGAAGCGCCGCGCTCGTGGCTGGGCGATGGCCCGCGCCCTGGGCGGCATCCTGATCGGCGACGCCGGGTTGCACGGCCGGCCCGCCGGCAAGCCGACGTGGGGTCCGCCCGCCCACGCCGCGCTACGACGTCTCATCGACACGGCCCGCTGA
- a CDS encoding type II toxin-antitoxin system HicA family toxin, with protein sequence MKRVDLIKKIGAAAAGVGVEFELLREGGSHSIFRCGGQKVVIPRHREINEYAARGIMSDLDDQIGEDWWK encoded by the coding sequence GTGAAGCGGGTTGACCTAATCAAAAAGATCGGCGCCGCCGCAGCCGGTGTGGGCGTGGAGTTCGAGCTACTGCGTGAAGGCGGGAGTCATTCGATCTTTCGGTGCGGCGGCCAGAAGGTTGTGATACCCCGACATCGGGAAATCAACGAATACGCGGCACGGGGCATCATGAGCGATCTCGACGATCAAATCGGGGAGGACTGGTGGAAGTGA
- a CDS encoding type II toxin-antitoxin system HicB family antitoxin yields the protein MEVTTYSVVCRRVGNWWAISVPELKGVHTQARRLDQVAAMAREAIALLLDVDPDRVEVDVRPELPGMVSVALDARREARDADERAERATATAVLALLRDGYTVRDAGALLGLSPQRISQIAARNTTTPTSSAA from the coding sequence GTGGAAGTGACGACCTACTCCGTGGTCTGCCGGCGGGTCGGCAACTGGTGGGCCATCAGCGTGCCTGAACTCAAGGGCGTGCACACCCAGGCCCGGCGACTCGACCAGGTCGCTGCGATGGCTCGAGAAGCGATCGCGTTGCTGCTGGACGTCGACCCGGACAGGGTGGAAGTCGATGTTCGTCCTGAACTTCCCGGTATGGTTTCGGTAGCTCTGGACGCCAGGCGGGAAGCCCGGGACGCGGACGAGAGGGCCGAACGAGCGACCGCAACAGCGGTGCTGGCGCTTCTGCGTGACGGCTATACCGTCCGGGATGCAGGCGCACTTCTCGGACTGTCACCCCAACGTATTTCGCAGATCGCCGCACGGAACACCACTACCCCTACGTCATCGGCGGCATAA
- a CDS encoding NUDIX domain-containing protein — protein sequence MRPTTRIRVAGYVIRTTGSGAQLLVFDHIDFPDAGTQVPAGGVQPGEELHDAVLREVAEETGLTGVTVVHKIGSEDKPHPETGQPRRTTYFHLQAPDHIPDAWQHTVTGAGLDRELQFTCRFVPLPLPAHLADHQDALLGSIDRRWTTRTEPPPASSRATELMPPMT from the coding sequence ATGAGGCCCACCACACGGATCCGCGTCGCCGGATACGTCATCCGGACCACCGGCAGCGGTGCGCAGCTCCTGGTCTTCGACCACATCGACTTCCCTGACGCCGGCACTCAGGTGCCCGCTGGCGGTGTGCAGCCCGGCGAGGAGCTACACGACGCGGTGCTTCGCGAAGTCGCCGAGGAGACCGGCCTGACCGGCGTCACCGTGGTTCACAAGATCGGGAGCGAGGACAAGCCACATCCCGAGACCGGCCAGCCCCGTCGTACCACCTACTTTCACCTACAGGCCCCGGACCACATCCCCGATGCCTGGCAGCACACCGTGACGGGTGCCGGGTTGGACCGCGAGCTGCAGTTCACCTGCCGATTCGTCCCGCTGCCCCTGCCAGCCCACCTCGCCGATCACCAGGACGCGCTACTCGGCAGCATCGACCGTCGATGGACCACACGGACCGAACCCCCGCCCGCGTCAAGCCGGGCGACCGAGCTTATGCCGCCGATGACGTAG
- a CDS encoding alpha/beta hydrolase gives MRAPVNVTIWDGPAAAAPAILIHGTLNWAASAFERQRPLARHRRVLLPDRRGYGDSPDLDDNQVTSDYAVDAQDVVALMNGGVDLVGHSYGGTVAMIAAAARPDLVRSLTLIEPCAHRIASEDPSVAAVVQDAREFMADARRRSARRYLDLVYPAGQPRPEPADWLERAARTALNERPCWLADLATQSLADAGFAKLVIVGDWGTVSGGYRPGMAQVMEKVAATVADRIGARLVRVCGAAHEPHREQPDAVNKVLEQLWSTG, from the coding sequence GTGCGTGCGCCGGTGAACGTGACGATCTGGGATGGTCCGGCTGCAGCGGCACCCGCGATTCTGATCCACGGCACGCTCAACTGGGCGGCGTCGGCGTTCGAGCGGCAACGGCCGTTGGCCCGACACCGGCGGGTGCTGCTGCCGGACCGACGGGGCTACGGCGACAGCCCGGACCTCGACGATAATCAGGTGACCAGCGACTACGCCGTCGACGCGCAGGACGTCGTCGCTTTGATGAACGGCGGCGTCGATCTGGTCGGCCACTCGTACGGCGGCACGGTGGCGATGATCGCCGCAGCGGCGCGGCCCGACCTGGTCCGGTCGTTGACGCTCATCGAGCCGTGTGCCCACCGGATCGCCTCGGAGGATCCGTCAGTCGCCGCAGTGGTCCAGGACGCGCGCGAGTTCATGGCTGATGCCCGCAGGCGGTCCGCGCGGCGGTATCTGGACCTGGTCTACCCGGCTGGGCAGCCGCGTCCGGAGCCGGCGGATTGGCTGGAGCGGGCGGCCCGGACCGCCCTGAACGAACGTCCGTGCTGGCTGGCGGACCTGGCCACCCAGTCGCTGGCGGATGCCGGGTTCGCGAAACTGGTGATCGTCGGCGACTGGGGTACGGTCTCCGGCGGCTACCGGCCCGGCATGGCGCAGGTGATGGAGAAGGTGGCGGCGACGGTTGCTGACCGGATCGGAGCTCGCCTCGTCCGGGTCTGCGGTGCCGCGCACGAGCCCCACCGCGAGCAGCCCGACGCCGTCAACAAGGTGCTCGAACAGCTGTGGTCAACCGGATGA
- a CDS encoding beta-1,3-glucanase family protein: protein MVVRRKLVAVAAALLTAVPTGLVAATPAQAVGPALLPVTVTNSTGRAGSVHLYVIGVQLSSGRLGYVNQAGTFIPWSGGQIPPSPAPDASIAGPANGASATIRFPRGFSGRVYFSFGEKLKFFLTPTGLVQPAPWAGGDPNRDILFDWSEFTYNDAGLWLNSSQVDMFAVPHAVTVTGANGVTKRTGDVVAGGRNAIINGVRAQSGWANTVQTRGDGTVLRVLAPGKAAGAGLFSPTYLDSYITSAWNAYTSRTLTVVPFGDRPDIRYFGRTSGRVMTFTNSAGQVVASFNRPSSASVWGCDGDLPAPNDQVVGPISRTLCAALNRGTLGTIHTQPSTNAAEFYRNTPTNQYARIIHANMRDGKAYAFAFDDVGAFESLVHDGDPRSAGVILSPF, encoded by the coding sequence ATGGTTGTCCGAAGAAAGCTGGTGGCCGTCGCAGCCGCCCTGCTCACCGCCGTCCCGACCGGCCTCGTCGCCGCCACCCCCGCCCAGGCAGTCGGACCGGCGCTGCTACCGGTCACCGTCACCAACAGCACCGGCCGGGCCGGGTCCGTCCACCTGTACGTGATCGGCGTACAGCTCTCCTCCGGCCGCCTCGGGTACGTCAACCAGGCCGGCACGTTCATCCCCTGGTCCGGTGGGCAGATCCCACCGTCGCCCGCCCCGGACGCCTCGATCGCCGGACCGGCCAACGGTGCCAGCGCGACGATCCGCTTCCCGCGCGGTTTCTCCGGCCGGGTCTACTTCTCGTTCGGGGAGAAACTGAAGTTCTTCCTCACCCCGACCGGCCTGGTCCAGCCCGCCCCCTGGGCCGGCGGCGACCCCAACCGCGACATCCTGTTCGACTGGAGCGAGTTCACCTACAACGACGCCGGCCTGTGGCTCAACAGCTCCCAGGTGGACATGTTCGCGGTGCCGCACGCGGTCACCGTGACCGGTGCCAACGGCGTCACCAAACGCACCGGCGACGTCGTCGCGGGCGGCCGCAACGCGATCATCAACGGCGTCCGCGCCCAGTCCGGCTGGGCCAACACCGTGCAGACCCGGGGCGACGGCACCGTGCTGCGGGTGCTCGCACCCGGCAAAGCCGCCGGCGCCGGCCTGTTCAGCCCCACCTACCTGGACTCCTACATCACCTCGGCGTGGAACGCGTACACCAGCCGGACACTGACCGTCGTACCGTTCGGCGACCGCCCCGACATCCGCTACTTCGGCCGGACCTCGGGCCGGGTGATGACCTTCACCAACAGCGCCGGCCAGGTCGTCGCCTCGTTCAACCGACCCTCGTCGGCAAGCGTGTGGGGCTGCGACGGCGACCTGCCCGCCCCCAACGACCAGGTGGTCGGGCCGATCTCCCGCACGCTGTGCGCCGCACTGAACCGGGGCACCCTCGGCACCATCCACACCCAGCCCAGCACCAACGCCGCCGAGTTCTACCGCAACACCCCGACCAACCAGTACGCCCGGATCATCCACGCCAACATGCGTGACGGAAAGGCGTACGCGTTCGCCTTCGACGACGTCGGCGCGTTCGAGTCCCTCGTCCACGACGGCGACCCCCGCTCCGCCGGAGTCATACTCAGCCCGTTCTGA
- a CDS encoding glycosyltransferase, whose product MSQADGPPTVPRVVRNDWSSVSAPELAGWRPTLPVSVVIPAFNCQPTLDLTLASLSRQTYPADLLEVVVADDGSDPPLTLPPIRPARTRIVRVGADGVAGWGRAAALRCGVAHSSGEILHWLDADMIVFPEHVAAQVRWQHVLPYAVTLGYKRFVEPDGDGRWPSAETVAATLDRGAAAELFGDRASEPHSYVERYINQTDQLRIADHHVFKIHVGATAALRRDLYEQAGGFDADLRLGEDTEFGYRLAQAGAVFVPEPAARSWHLGRTHVMRARQEVARWNRPFFADRVPYPRTWRKVGGTSWSVPLAEVVMAVGDEPLERVRAAVDSVLRGTEHDIRITLVGPWDRLDDARMRVLTDPSRDLRLIAATYRGEPRVRLATEPPTNVFPTPYLLDLPATHGLAPEALRRLIDVADRYQAGVVRVDPDHPDAEGKVGVQLWRTAALGRARWVRSADEPLFDAVTSVYGHRDVTAEAVGVADLTRFDAADLAGGMPRLTGRGRAPALVPTTVEVAGVRSLARATVVVAWMAGRRVRATLRVPDRPTRGGTRGR is encoded by the coding sequence GTGAGCCAGGCAGACGGACCACCCACCGTTCCGCGCGTCGTCCGTAACGACTGGTCGTCGGTCTCGGCGCCCGAGCTGGCGGGCTGGCGGCCGACGCTGCCCGTGAGCGTCGTCATTCCGGCCTTCAACTGTCAGCCGACCCTCGATCTGACGCTGGCGTCGCTGAGTCGGCAGACGTACCCGGCCGACCTGCTCGAGGTCGTCGTGGCCGACGACGGCTCCGATCCACCGTTGACCCTGCCCCCGATCCGGCCGGCGCGGACGAGGATCGTCCGGGTCGGTGCCGACGGCGTGGCCGGCTGGGGGCGGGCCGCCGCGCTGCGCTGCGGCGTCGCGCACAGCTCCGGTGAGATCCTGCACTGGCTGGACGCCGACATGATCGTCTTCCCGGAGCACGTGGCGGCTCAGGTCCGCTGGCAGCACGTGCTGCCGTACGCGGTCACCCTCGGCTACAAGCGCTTCGTCGAGCCCGACGGCGACGGGCGGTGGCCGTCGGCGGAGACGGTCGCCGCGACGCTGGACCGGGGCGCGGCGGCGGAGCTGTTCGGTGACCGGGCCAGCGAGCCGCACAGCTACGTCGAGCGCTACATCAACCAGACCGACCAGCTCCGCATCGCCGACCACCACGTCTTCAAGATCCACGTCGGGGCGACCGCCGCGCTGCGCCGCGACCTGTACGAGCAGGCCGGCGGCTTCGACGCCGACCTGCGCCTCGGCGAGGACACCGAGTTCGGCTACCGCCTCGCCCAGGCGGGTGCGGTGTTCGTGCCGGAGCCGGCCGCGCGCAGCTGGCATCTCGGGCGTACCCATGTCATGCGGGCCCGCCAGGAGGTCGCCCGCTGGAACCGCCCGTTCTTCGCCGACCGGGTCCCGTACCCCCGCACCTGGCGCAAGGTGGGCGGGACGTCCTGGTCCGTGCCGCTCGCCGAGGTGGTCATGGCCGTCGGTGACGAGCCGCTGGAGCGGGTACGGGCGGCCGTCGACTCGGTGCTGCGCGGCACCGAACACGACATCCGGATCACCCTCGTCGGCCCGTGGGACCGGCTCGACGACGCGCGGATGCGGGTCCTCACCGACCCGTCGCGCGACCTACGGCTGATCGCCGCGACGTATCGGGGTGAACCACGGGTCCGACTGGCGACCGAGCCGCCCACCAACGTCTTTCCCACCCCGTACCTGCTCGACCTGCCGGCCACGCACGGCCTGGCACCGGAGGCGCTGCGGCGGCTGATCGACGTCGCCGACCGCTACCAGGCCGGCGTGGTCCGGGTCGATCCCGACCACCCCGATGCGGAAGGGAAGGTAGGCGTACAGCTGTGGCGGACCGCCGCGCTCGGCCGGGCCCGGTGGGTGCGCTCCGCCGACGAGCCGCTGTTCGACGCGGTCACCTCGGTGTACGGGCACCGGGACGTGACCGCCGAGGCGGTCGGTGTCGCCGACCTGACCCGGTTCGACGCGGCCGACCTGGCGGGCGGCATGCCCCGGCTCACCGGGCGGGGCCGGGCACCCGCCCTGGTGCCGACGACGGTCGAGGTGGCGGGCGTACGGTCGTTGGCCAGGGCCACCGTGGTGGTGGCGTGGATGGCGGGGCGGCGGGTACGGGCGACGCTGCGGGTGCCCGACCGGCCGACCCGTGGTGGCACCCGGGGCCGCTGA